Proteins encoded in a region of the Nicotiana tomentosiformis chromosome 9, ASM39032v3, whole genome shotgun sequence genome:
- the LOC104092670 gene encoding 2-methyl-6-phytyl-1,4-hydroquinone methyltransferase, chloroplastic-like → MASSILSGAENFKILSGICPSELHIKCFPQKGLVNYSRIPNTKSRTLRTKCSVSSSRPASQPRFIQHKKEAFWFYRFLSIVYDHVINPGHWTEDMRDEALEPAELNSRQLQVVDVGGGTGFTTLGIVKHVDAKNVTIIDQSPHQLAKAREKEPLKECKILEGDAEDLPFPTDTFDRYVSAGSIEYWPDPQRGIKEAYRVLTIGGVACLIGPVYPTFWLSRFFADMWMLFPKEEEYIEWFKNAGFAQVKLKRIGPKWYRGVRRHGLIMGCSVTGVKPYFGESPLQLGPKVEDVSKPVNPFVFLVRFLLGITAATYYVLVPIYMWLKDQITPKGQPI, encoded by the exons ATGGCTTCTTCAATACTAAGTGGAGCTGAAAATTTCAAGATTCTTAGTGGTATTTGTCCATCAGAATTACACATTAAGTGTTTTCCTCAAAAGGGTCTTGTAAATTACTCAAGAATTCCAAATACCAAATCAAGAACTCTAAGAACAAAATGCAGTGTATCATCTTCAAGACCAGCTTCACAACCAAGATTTATACAACACAAAAAAGAAGCATTTTGGTTTTACAGATTCTTATCTATAGTATATGACCATGTTATAAATCCAGGTCATTGGACTGAAGATATGAGAGATGAAGCACTTGAACCAGCTGAATTAAACAGTAGGCAATTGCAAGTTGTTGATGTTGGTGGTGGGACTGGATTTACTACTCTTGGTATTGTTAAACATGTTGATGCTAAGAATGTTACAATTATTGATCAATCACCTCATCAACTTGCTAAGGCTAGAGAAAAGGAACCTTTGAAAGAATGTAAGATATTGGAAGGAGATGCTGAGGATTTACCTTTTCCTACTGATACTTTTGATAGATATGTTTCTGCTGGAAG CATTGAGTATTGGCCCGATCCACAGCGCGGTATCAAGGAAGCATACCGAGTACTGACCATAGGTGGTGTTGCCTGCTTAATAGGTCCTGTGTACCCGACGTTTTGGCTATCTCGTTTCTTTGCAGATATGTGGATGCTCTTTCCAAAAGAAGAGGAATATATAGAATGGTTCAAAAATGCTGGTTTCGCTCAAGTTAAACTCAAGAGGATTGGCCCAAAATGGTATCGTGGTGTCCGTCGCCATGGCTTGATCATGGGTTGTTCTGTGACTGGTGTCAAGCCATATTTTGGGGAATCTCCGTTGCAG CTCGGTCCGAAGGTTGAGGATGTGAGCAAGCCTGTAAACCCATTCGTATTTCTCGTGCGATTCCTCCTTGGCATAACTGCTGCAACTTATTACGTGCTCGTTCCAATATACATGTGGCTTAAGGATCAAATCACCCCAAAAGGTCAGCCGATCTGA
- the LOC104092669 gene encoding calmodulin-like protein 8, translating to MPISLSLRHTHKNKSSRINIMADILKADQLIECEEALFDKDGDGCITIEELATVIRSLDQNPTEEELYRMISEVDADENGITEFTEFLNLITQKMKETDAEEELKEAFKVFDKDQNGYISANDLRHVMINLGEKLTDEEAEQMIKEADLDGDGQVNFDDFVKMMTVG from the exons ATgcccatctctctctctctcagacACACACACAAAAACAAAAGCTCAAGAATTAATATCATGGCAGATATATTAAAAGCAGATCAACTTATTGAATGTGAAGAAGCACTGTTTGACAAAGATGGAGATG GCTGCATTACAATTGAAGAATTGGCGACTGTGATTAGATCATTGGATCAAAATCCAACAGAGGAAGAGCTGTATCGTATGATTAGTGAAGTTGATGCTGATGAGAATGGAATCACTGAATTTACTGAATTCCTCAACCTCATCACACAAAAAATGAAG GAGACTGATGCAGAGGAGGAACTAAAAGAAGCTTTTAAGGTGTTTGACAAAGATCAAAATGGTTACATTTCAGCTAACGAT CTGAGGCACGTGATGATTAACCTAGGGGAAAAACTAACAGATGAAGAGGCAGAGCAGATGATTAAAGAAGCAGATTTGGATGGGGATGGTCAAGTCAActttgatgattttgttaaaATGATGACCGTTGGATAG